The archaeon BMS3Bbin15 sequence AGCAGAAGTAAACTGTATATGGCAACACAAACCAGAAGGAATAACAGAAGTATTCAAACCAATAGGGTGGGTTTCAAACCCTCTATCAGACGACAGAGATATGAATTACAGCCCAATGACTTAGTGAAATATAAGAAAATACTGTGTAAAGTCAAAGGAGGGTTCAGTTATGGTAAATGGGTCAGATTGGTAACCAAAGCAGATAAAATTATTAACACCAATGTTAAGAAAGTGGAGTTGGTAAAATATGGAAAAGGAATACAGTTTTAAAATTGTAATGGGGCAATTCATCACACCCCTGAAGGAGGTGGGTCTTCTTGCCAGGATATGATAAAGTTTTAATAACAGGCGGCGCAGGCTTTATAGGTTCCAATCTGGCAGGCAGTCTTCTGGAGCAGGGTTATGGAGTGTTGGCATATGATAACCTCCTAACAGGAAAAAGGGAGAACCTTTTAGAGTATGAAAGTAATGAAAACTTCACTTTTGTCGAGGGAGATATCCTTGATTTTAAGAAATTATCTGAAAAAATAGCTGATGCAAAGTATGTGCTCCATCAGGCTGCTCTTCCCAGTGTTGCAAGGAGTGTGAAGGACCCGCGTACAACCAATAGGGTAAATATCGAAGGCACCCTTAATGTGCTCACAGCAGCAAAGGATGGGGGTGTAAAAAGAGTGGTACTGGCAAGCTCTTCCTCTGTCTATGGAGATACACCAGAACTGCCCAAACGAGAGGACATGCCCTACAACCCTCTTTCTCCTTATGCTGTCACAAAGGTTACCAAGGAGCTCTATTCAGGGGTATTCAGCCAGCTCTATGAGTTTCCTGTTGCCTGTCTTCGCTATTTTAATGTATATGGTCCAAAGCAGGACCCAAAAAGCGAATATGCGGCAGTTATTCCAAAATTCATAACCTCTGCCCTTAAAGATGAACCCCTTACTATCGAGGGAGATGGACTTCAGACGAGAGATTTCACCTATATTGAGGATGTGGTTCAGGCCAATATAAAAGCTATGAAGGGCAAGGCTGCAGGAAACTTCAATATCGCCTATGGAGAGAATATAAGCATTAAGGGACTTGCTGAGAAAATTGTTACTCTTATATCCTCCAGTTCTGAGATTGTTCATAAGGCACCCAGGCCAGGTGACGTCAGGGATAGTCTTGCTGATATAACAGAGGCACAGAGAGAGCTGGGCTATAATCCAGAGTATAACCTCGATATGGGCCTTGAAAAGACTATCGAATGGTTCAGGAACAGAATTTAATGATGTGAATGGAACTGTAAAAATTGTATGTTCTGGACCTGACCATTTAATACCAATACGTCCCTTGAGCTGATGCTCCCAAATATTCAACTGCCTATATTCATCAACTATGAATACAGGTTTTCGGTTAAGCCTGCCAGTATGATGGACGTATTCTAATAGTTCACTAAGGCGTACAGATGTTTTTATCAATATTTCCTATGAGCCTTCGGCATTCTCCCGATTTAGAGTTAAAATTTCAATAACTCCGTTTATATTACTTTATATTCGAAAAGTAATCATTCCACAATTTTTTTAGGAAGATAATCCACTAATAAGATTTCAATACAGATTTAGAATATAGAATAGTAAAGTTTATATTAGTAGCCACCAATATTAAAGTAAAAACTTAAATAGAGGTGACTAAACTATGTTTTTTCCATAGGTTCAAACTGCACTCCACCAAACGTCAATATCATGTTTTTGATACCAAATATAGTGATTTTCGGCATGTATAACTACTATATTCGTTACAAATGAAGCGAAATCTGTTCAGCGAGCATGCCATTGGAGTTAAGTGTGAATCTATGGTGTTTTTTCTTAAACACCATGGAAAATTGCTTTTTCACAGTGAGATATGTGATTTTCAATCACTTGTTTCAGATAAGGAATTGGATATCAAAAAAGATAAATCTTTGATCAGAAAGCTTTTTGGCCGACTTCAAAGTAGCAGGACCTCCCGGGCTGAGAAGATACATAGGGTATTGACTTCAATCCTGAAAGGGCAACGTACCTTACCTGAAATTATGTCAAATACTGTTAACAGTGCCCTTGATTTCCTCCGAGATGGTCTTTTGAAGGTTCATAAAAAGACAAACACCAGCATTGATTTCCCAGAGATTACATTTGAGATGGACAAGCTATACTCCCTCCCGACCTTCAAAGGCCGGCTGGAAGACCTGTTCAGGGTTATAGAATCCTCTGGACTTCTAAAAAAAGCGGGACTTCT is a genomic window containing:
- a CDS encoding UDP-glucose 4-epimerase, whose product is MPGYDKVLITGGAGFIGSNLAGSLLEQGYGVLAYDNLLTGKRENLLEYESNENFTFVEGDILDFKKLSEKIADAKYVLHQAALPSVARSVKDPRTTNRVNIEGTLNVLTAAKDGGVKRVVLASSSSVYGDTPELPKREDMPYNPLSPYAVTKVTKELYSGVFSQLYEFPVACLRYFNVYGPKQDPKSEYAAVIPKFITSALKDEPLTIEGDGLQTRDFTYIEDVVQANIKAMKGKAAGNFNIAYGENISIKGLAEKIVTLISSSSEIVHKAPRPGDVRDSLADITEAQRELGYNPEYNLDMGLEKTIEWFRNRI